A window of the Alnus glutinosa chromosome 4, dhAlnGlut1.1, whole genome shotgun sequence genome harbors these coding sequences:
- the LOC133865260 gene encoding uncharacterized protein LOC133865260, protein MCSKATVTIGIDVVPTPTVARINGRPVLQPTSNRVPSLERRNSLKKVAPTSSPPPPPPPPISPKSLKSPRPPAVKRGNDNGGLNLSAEKIVIPKSSTKTPSLERKKSKSFKGTCGDHGAVSCGGVSPPVEASFSYSSSLITEAPGSIAAVRREHMALQQAQRKMRIAHYGRSKSAKFENVVPFDSSINITTKTAEEEKRCSFITPNSDPIYVAYHDQEWGVPVHDDKMLFELLVLSGAQVGSDWTSILKKREDFRNAFSGFDAETVANFPDKQMMSISSEYGIDISRVRGVVDNSNRILEIKREFGSFDKYIWGFVNHKPISTQYKMGHKIPVKTSKSESISKDMVRRGLRFVGPTVVHSFMQAAGLTNDHLIICHRHLQCSLMAARRQTTEPAL, encoded by the exons ATGTGCTCTAAGGCCACGGTGACCATTGGCATTGATGTCGTCCCAACCCCCACGGTGGCTCGAATTAATGGTAGACCCGTCCTTCAACCGACTTCCAATCGCGTGCCAAGCCTAGAACGGCGTAATTCACTGAAGAAAGTAGCCCCAACATCTTCCCCTCCGCCGCCACCTCCACCGCCAATTTCTCCCAAGTCGTTAAAATCACCGAGACCGCCCGCAGTAAAGCGAGGGAACGACAATGGTGGGTTGAATTTGAGTGCAGAGAAGATTGTCATTCCGAAAAGTAGCACCAAAACCCCGAGTTTAGAGAGGAAGAAGTCGAAAAGTTTCAAGGGTACTTGTGGCGATCATGGAGCTGTGAGTTGTGGCGGGGTTTCTCCTCCTGTGGAGGCGTCCTTCAGTTACTCTTCGTCTTTGATCACTGAGGCGCCAGGAAGCATAGCTGCGGTGAGGAGGGAGCATATGGCGCTGCAACAAGCGCAAAGAAAGATGCGAATTGCCCATTATGGAAGGTCAAAGTCTGCCAAGTTTGAGAATGTTGTTCCGTTTGATTCTTCCATTAACATCACAACAAAGACcgctgaagaagaaaagagatgcAGTTTTATCACACCCAATTCAG ATCCCATCTATGTTGCTTACCATGATCAAGAATGGGGAGTTCCTGTCCATGATGACAA GATGTTGTTTGAATTGCTGGTCTTAAGTGGTGCTCAGGTTGGTTCAGATTGGACCTCAATCTTGAAGAAACGGGAAGATTTCAG GAATGCATTTTCAGGATTTGATGCAGAAACTGTTGCCAACTTCCCTGATAAACAAATGATGTCAattagttcagaatatgggattGATATAAGCCGAGTTAGGGGCGTTGTGGACAACTCTAACCGAATTCTGGAG ATTAAGAGGGAGTTCGGATCATTTGACAAATATATATGGGGCTTCGTCAATCACAAGCCAATCTCCACTCAATACAAGATGGGCCACAAAATCCCGGTGAAGACATCAAAATCAGAGAGCATTAGCAAAGACATGGTCAGGAGGGGTTTAAGGTTCGTCGGTCCGACCGTGGTTCATTCGTTTATGCAAGCCGCAGGCCTGACCAACGACCACTTGATCATTTGCCACAGGCACCTACAATGTTCCTTAATGGCAGCCCGCCGTCAAACCACAGAGCCGGCTCTATAG